The window ACTGTTTAAAGTTCCCCAATCCACAGCTAAATAGATGTTATCACAGTTATTATAGAACATCATAAAAACGTGCATTTCTTACAACATTTCTTCAAGGCTCAATAGATCTctgcaaaacacacattttggatcgcatgaataaatataataccGCTACCGCGCAATGAGAACACCACCTTAAGAATAAAATTAAAACTAACAGTCGGGGTAACCCTGTTAGGGTCATTGATATCTTTGAGTAGATAACTGGAGATTCCAAAGGAAAGTTtagaatgtttggccttgtgaaTTTGTTCCATACCTCACAATTCTGATTATTATATAGGAAAAAAGTGTTAGTGAAAaccatcaaataaaatgttaattgacACACATGCTTAGCTAGAGCCTTTCTTGGTAATCTGTAGTCGACACCCATTTTTGGTTGTTCAAATTAATCAGTGTATTCACTGATTTTTGAAGAATTATTAAAAGCCTCAGGAGCTTAGCTTAATGGTCGTACCCAAGCACAGGTTCTACTGTAATGTGTGTAAACAAAACCTCTACAGCCTCAGAAATAGGATTCAAGCTATGCTTTGGATATCATCTATTGTAAGGTCCATACAGATTGACTCTTCTTACCGAACTGCCACAGTCAGAGATTGCAtcattgtcattgttgttttttccttCCAATTCACAGCAATATTGACATGGTAGAGTAATACAGCATCCTGATGGGAGGCCACAGAACACCACTTCCTACCATTGTCAAAGCTATGAGCAGATGTTTAAATGTGCAtttgctttctttttctctctctctttcccagccCCCCTCTTCTGCTCACTTCATTGTAGTTATACTCATTTAGACGtactgctttctctctctctctcctttctacATTCAATCTACATTCAATTCTGGTTCAtggacataataataataataatattgactctTACCAAAGTAGTGCAATGACTGGCGCACAGCAGCGGCTGAACAAGCCTTTGGCTTTACTATAATCAAGTTCACACTGCCAGACAGAACAACGTTCAGCAGACGAAAGCCAAATAACCCAAGAGAAACAGGACTCCTGGATATGGGCAGATTGGGCACTTATTCTCGCATCTTACAGATGTTTCCAACACCTATAGTGGAGAAAAGACTAGACTCCCTGTGCTTGTTTTATGCAGCAAGAAAATTAAAAAGCTTTTCCAGACCCCCTGTGTCTTTGTAAAGTAATTTGAGACTACAGTCCATAAACTTCCATTCTGCTTTTTTTCAGTCCACTAATTTTAGATTTTCACAGTgggattttaatttaaaaatgtgattttaaagACCATTGTGTTCCTGGTGAACCCATTCATTATTTGCAAGACAAGACACATCCTGTGACCTCACTGATCTCTGTGAACTGTTCAGATCTTTTCTTTCGTCCCTCTGGTGTTCAAACctcagctctggaaaaatgaCTCCTTTGTTTCTCATTTTCAGGGTGTTGACTTAAAGAGGGGTGCACCGTGTGCCCTGAGACCTGGGCTCGGATCGGGTGGGGGTCCTGGTCACCCCATCTGGCTTACTCAAGAGACAGGAAATGGTTCCAATATGGGGCAAAGTGTGGCTCTCTTGAAACCCCAGGGAGTGATTTAAAGCTCTTGTCAGACTCTAGAGCACTCGAAATCAGGTTCAGTGAGCAAAAATGTACAAAGTGAAAAATACAGAGGTTTTTTTCATAcgattacacaaatacacaaaaatgcTCTCTGCTTTGCTCCTAATAGACTCAAGTTCGACCACCTTATTTATTATCTTATTCAGAAATATTTTGAAagtataatatacattttcagggAGGGTTTGTTTTGAGAAAGGGGTCTCAAGCTgcagtttattttaataatttcttgCACATATTTTCAAGGAAGTTATTACTACCTTTGGTAAGTGAATTTTCCAACATAAGAACCATACAAAATAATCACAATAACaaataaaccaaaatataaaacctaataaaataatattttactgcCAACCATATAATTTTACAGCTATGCACTTTTTTATATGAAGAGTCAAAACACAGGCAGTAGCCTATGTTTATATCACTCTCAAGGGAGCTGTGCTTACATATCTTGTCATCTTGGATGGCGTTCAAATATGTTACTTAAATGGTCAGAGAGAAGATGCATGCGCTTGGGTTGTGTATAGGAGGAGGACTGTTTATGCTGGGAACAGTTCCTTACCTTTTGGGGATCAGTTCTCTGAAAGCTTCTGACACTTCTCACAGATGCCTGCCTTAACCATTGTACTCCAAGCTGAGCTGAACTACAGTATGTAGGAGACTTACAGCTGCAGGAGGTGTGGTTGAAGCGGTACACAAACTAAAAGTTGTTATGATGAGCCCTTTCATTTACTTTTCACCAAGACTTGCATTTTCTCTTTGAAAAAACATAAATTCTCACAAACGAAAAACACTTCCCAGAAATGCTTTTAAATCAGGGAAAttaggttattttttttttatttgtttgaagtTTCTTCGCTGTGGTGAAGTTATTCCATTTGACTATGAGCAGAGAGGGCAAAAGTGCAGCTCAGCTGCCCACTCTGGGAATTGAGGGATGTGTTTATTCCATGTGTTTATTCCATGGGAAATAAATCAGACTTAAAAGAGAAGCAAGGagggttttgttttttgtcataCACGTTTCCATTTCATGttggtaaaataattaaaagtcACATATAGGACTTTCTGGGTAGCTGAGCAGCAACACAAGAAAAAGATTGATGCAATGACTACAACAGCTAACAGCTTCTACAGAGAGTGCTACCTACACCACTATAGCCAATTGAAATTGAAACCATttaatgatgtgtgttttaagGGCCATCTTGTGGTATGAATTGTGTATTACACACAGAGgacaataatgtaattttagACAGCTGGACTTAATTTTTCCTCCTGTTATTTCCCACGGAAGCATATAAAGGTTTGGACTCCCTATCAGAAAGCAATAAACATCAATGATTTTCCAGACTTAAAGGCTACttaaaggacacacacacacacacatacacacatacaatgcAAGCAAAAGGTTAATGAGTTTGAAGCCATttcatctccctctgtccataCTCTGTCCATACTCTGTCCATACTCTGTCCATGCATGTGTATGCACTATGCAGATCCCTCTCCGAACAGCATGGCAACTATGTGACCACAGTTATTGTTGCACATGGCCTATAGCGTGCATATCCTTACCACTGAGAAAGGACAACACAGGACAACCAGGAAAAGGCAGTTTGATCATCGCTAGAAAGAAAGCTGAacttacaaaatataaaacaattagaGAACATTCCTTCCCAGAATTtgaaaaattaaatacaaacgtttttttttaaagattagaGAAAATGAAAAGTAGTCATCCCTATCTACCCAGTAGGATGGAGAATAGGAGAACAACAGATGATGTGTAGGCTTGCAGCACACTACAAACCAGCCTGCCACCCAGATGAGATACTGAGTGAATGTTGTGGCTGTCTTTGTCTTCAGTCCATAATGTTACTGTATGTATTCTTTGCATTCCACCCTGCTTTCTAtagcaaatgtattttcattttctacTGTTAATGTAACATTTATGTAATGTAACCCGTGCCAGTAAAGTCCTATAATTTATAAGTGTAATTGAGAGTTtttttatcatattttttttactaaaagaATCCAGTACAATTGGTTGAAACAGTAGTCACAATCATAGACAAgctataaaaaaatgttttaaataattttaaaaagaatgaaaagagATTACAGTTTACATTacacttaatttttttcttctatattTTAAGGGATGAAAAACGAGTAAATTCTTTCGAAAACTAACTCGTGTATGTAAATATCTCATTAGCATTTACGTGACAGAGAAACCTGTTCTGACGTCATCGCTTGATTCAGGAAGTAACAAGGATCGAACTGGATAGTTGTTGCTGATGTGTTGCTGTGTTTACTCGAATATTCAGtcaatctacacacatttttatgaCCAACCTGTATTACTTATGAGacagaaaaactaaaacctTCAGAAAGTactaaataatttgtatttaccTTTTGTTGGGACGTGCAAATAGAGAATGACTTCCCTAACACAGCGAAGTTCGGGCCTGGTGCAGCGGAGGACCGAGGCCTCTCGTAATGCAGCCGCCGACAAGGAGAGGGGGTCAGAGGATGAGGACTACGAGCCACGtcaagatgaagaggaggagaagggagattCAAAAGAAACTCGACTGACATTGATGGAAGAAGTATTGCTTTTGGGGTTGAAAGATCGTGAGGTAAGTCTGCCAAATTAAAAGCAATTAGTTAGCTGTCGTAGGGATGTTAGCCTGCGTTAGCTTGCCACTATCTACTCTCTGTAGCTGTTTGTTTACGTTCCAACTATCGTACGTTAAGTAATTTGGCTAGTTAGCTTAGTAAACTACTGTGTATTTCCTACATTAACTTAACTACCCAGTTAACGTTTCCATTATGATTTTGGTATTTAATATTAATCACTTGAATACCAAAGGTTATCAAACTTGGTTAGCCAGTTGTCACTTTGTAGCGTGTCACTTTTGTCATCACCAGcaggatgtttgttttatttaaccaggacgTGTCACCAATTAGGTGTAGCCATTATGGACTGCTTGGCATTTTTTTCCTGACAGGGTTACACTTCCTTCTGGAATGACTGTATTTCTTCGGGTCTCCGAGGGTGTATGCTAATCGAACTGGCCTTACGAGGAAGACTGCAACTAGAGGCTTGTGTCATTAGGAGGAAAAGCCTACTAGCCAGGAAAGTAAGTTTTCATAACCCTATAGTAAAACTTGACTGGAAAATGTAGTCACTGTGCCTGTCCCACATGCGTCTCCAGCTACACAGTTTCAGGTGAATTTGTCCATAGGACTCAGATACACAGTAATTaatagaaaacattgtcggcATTTGACATTACTGTCTCAATTCTCGAGTATACATTgttatcaaatgtttttctccTACAACATGTATTTCACAATCAAACCTCTCATTGGTTGTGCTCCATGACATGGGGATATTGGTCACAATGTCACCAGCTGTGCCTGCCAACATTAGCAGTTGATGCTTATGTGTGTTGTACTAAGTATACAAGAATCTTTGTGGTGGAATCTTTTTTTTCTAcctagtatttttttttgtcaggttATCTGCAAGTCGGCTGCCCCTACAGGAGATATGTTGTTGGATGAGGCTCTGAAGCATATCAAAGACACCCAGCCCCCAGAGACCGTCCAGAGCTGGATAGAGCTACTGAGCGGTGATAAGATATATTTACACCCTCCCACCATTTCTCCCTTTAATTTtaacctacagtggatataaaaagtttacacacccctgttaaaatgccaggtttcttatgatgtaaaagaatgagacaaagataaataatgtcagaactttttccacctttaatgtgacttataacgtgaacaattcaattgaaaaacaaactgaaatctttgaggaaaaaaacaaaaaactctcaataacctggttgcataactgtgcacaaccttaaactaatactttgttgaagcaccttttgatttacACTTCAGTTATCAGTCTTTTTGGGtcggagtctattagcatggcacatcttgacgtggcgacatttgcccactcttctttgcaaaagcgctccaaatctgtcagattgcgaggacatctcctgtgcacagccctcttcagatcaccccacagatgttcaattggattatGGGCTCTGCCTggaccattccaaaacgttaatcttcttcggttgaagccatgcttttgtggatttggatgtgtgctttgggtcgttgtgctgaaaggtgaacttcatcttcatctttctaacggacgcctgaaggttttgtgccgaAATTgactggtatttggaactgttcataattccctccaccctgactaatgccccggttccagctgaagaaaaacagccctaaagcatgatgctgccaccaccttgctttactgtgggtgtggtgttctttaggtgatgtgctgtgttgtttttgcgccaaacataccttttggaattatggctaaaaagttcaaccttggtttcatcagaccatgacaaattttcccacatgcttttgggggaaacttgatgtttgtttttgcaaagttcagccgggcttggatgtttttcttggtaaaaaaaaaaggctgtcttgccaccctaccccatagcccattcatatgaagaatacgggagattgttgtcacatgtagcacacagccagtacttgccagaaattcctggagggcctttaatgttgctgtaggcctcttggacgCCTCCCTTTTTTCTCGTCttatcatacattttggagggacctCCGACTAGAACagcttaactttatttgtgattaatcaaagtcactttaaatgatggcaggtgtgtaatgacttctatttaacatgagtttgattggttaattctgaacacagccacatcccccgttataagagggtatgcacacttatgcaaccaggttattgtaaggtttttatttttttttaaatcccccTCAaagctttcagtttgtttttcaattgaattgttcacataataggtcacattaaaagtgcaaAAGAACAAACCTGTGATTttcacaagggtgtgtagactttttatatccactatttctgtattttctattaatgttttttcattatttgaaCCTACCCTCTTTGTTTTCCAGtcccatttaaaatgaaacgtCATCTTGCCTATGGAAGTAATCTAAGTAAAATATTACAGCTGTAAATTGAAATGACAAACCTCTTTGTCTTGGTGTCTAGGTGAGACGTGGAACCCGTTGAAGCTGCACTATCAGCTGAGGAATGTCCGCGAGCGTCTGGCAAAGAACCTGGTCGAGAAAGGTGTTCTGACTACGGAGAAACAGAACTTTCTCCTCTTTGACATGACCACACACCCACTGACCAACGACACCATCAAACAACGCCTCGTCAAGAAGGTCCAAGAGTCGGTCTTGGACAAGTGGGTGAATGACCCGGGGCGCTTCGACAAGCGTGTGCTGGCCCTGATCTTCCTGGCCCACTCTTCTGACGTGCTGGAGAACGCCTTCGCCCCGCTGCTGGACGAGCAGTACGACCTGGCCATGAAGAGGGTGCGTCTTCTGCTGGACCTGGAGCCGGAGACGGAAAGCGCTAAGGCCAACGCCAACGAGCTCCTGTGGGCCGTGGTGGCCGCCTTTACCAAATGAAGCCCGACCAGAAAAGAATGAATGACGTAACTTACAAAAAAACACTATAGATATCTGAGGCTCAGCTCTTAGATCTCCCATGTTCTGATACGACGACAACAATGATGGAGACGgcagtgatgatgatgacggCGCTGAAGAAAATTATCATCGCGGCGCACGGCTCTTCCTTCCATATTGAGGGAGAGCTGTGAACCTTCACCTCTCAGAGTCACTGTCCTGTTCTCTCCTGGCCAGTTGGTTGACCTACAGGACCCTGTtgtgtgtccaaaatggcaccctattccctatgtagtgcgcTACTTTTGACCATGGCACATAGAGCTCCAGGCAAAAGTGGTGCACTGCATGGGGATGGAGTTCCATTTGGGACCTGGCCTTTCTGTTAGCAGTGCTAGTGTAATCTTAAGCACTAGTCAGTAGCTGGCACCTACCCAGGTCTCAGTCCTTCCATTTTGAAGGGACTTTAAACCTCTAGGCCTTGCTTCAACACCATGGCCCGGACCTAACTACACAATGACCTGATATGATCGTACAGAACACAAGTCATTTTTCTTGTCTTTGCTCTTGCGTTAGTCACTTTTAGGAAGGTGTATTCTACACATTATCTTTTTTTTGGCATGACTTATAGActtcatgtctgtttatgttgcTAATAAATGTTAACCATCTCCAGACTATTTTGCACATTCAGCACCAGAGAAGAGCTTACGATGTGTAAAAACCAACAGGAAAAATCCTGAAAAGTTCCATTCTAAAGACCCTTTATTTTGTTCGTGGCACCAAACAATGCATGCTTTATTCCTTTTCAGTTTAACTTTATGTCCGCGCCTCCATGTACTCAAGTATCAGAGCTTTTGCATACCCTCAGTTTTAGATGAGAGACTTGACTCTGCAACACTGTCATCCTATTCCACAAATGCAGACATTGCACATCTCGTCCTTGCAGGCAAATAGGTTTTGGGTGTACATGTTGGCATATTTTAAGTCCCTGAGAAGCAGATTCTCTATTAAATCGGACAAATATTAAAGTGTCTTAGTATACTAAAAGTGTGGCATAAGACCATGTTGGAGGCGCCTCTCCTAAATTTTTTAAATTCTAAATCATGTATCCCCCACTGGCAGTATAATCTGAATGCATTTGATTTTATGtcatatgtttattttaatttctacTGAGCCATTTTAATTGctttaatatacagtaccagcaAAGGTTTGGACATATCTAGCCACTCAAGGGTATTCctttgtttttgccattttcTCCATTGTAGAGTAAGTGTGAAGATTTCAGAACTTTGAAATAactttgaatgaatgaattatgTAGTAACAagaaaagtgttaaacaaatcaaaatattttttttataaagtagtcttcctttgccttgatgccagctttgcattttctcaaccagcttcataaggtagtcacctggactgcttttccaacagtctggATGGAGTTCCCGAAAATGCTGatcacttgttggctgcttttccttcactctgcggtccaaaTCATCCCGAATCATCTTGtttgggttgaggttgggtgatcGCGGAGACGAGGTCATTTGATGCGTCACTTGgccaaatagcccttacacaggcAGGTGttgtgcttggggtcattgtccggTTGAAgaacaaatgatagtcccactaatCGCAAATCAGATGGGATGGCTTATCACTGCAGaatggttgagtgtgccttgaattgtAAATAAATCACCCACAGTGTAACCAGCAAAGCGCCTCCTCACCATCACATCATGTTTCATGGTGGGAACAACATGTGGAGATCATCCcactctgtgtctcacaaagacatggtGGTTGGAACCGataatctcaaatttggactcatcagtcCAAATTTCTTGTTTCTTGTCTGAAACAAGTATTTTCTGATTGCTTTCCTTTAGTAATTCTTGTTGCCACAATTCAACCATGAAGGCCTTATTCCCTCAGTTCCTTCTGAACAGTTGATTTCGATGTCTTTAACGTGATCTCTGTGAAGtgtttatttgggctgcaatctgaggtgaaGTTAATTGCTGATTTCTGAAACTGGTACCTCTAATGAtcttatcctctgcagcagcgGGAACTCTGGGTgttcctttcctgtggcagtCCTGATGACAGCTAGTTTCATCATAGCACTTGATGTTTTTGCAACTGACTGTACTTGAAGAAAGTTTCAAAACTCTTGACATGTCCCCGATtaactgaccttcatgtcttaatgTAATGATGGACTGCCGTTTCTCTATCCTTATTTGAGATGTTTTTGCCATagtatggactactacagtgcAGCttatggtcttctgtatacaaAGCCTAATGCTTTAACAAGGGAAGAAAATCCACAAGTTAACTTAACAGGGCACAcatgttaattgaaatgtattccagTTAAATATCTCATGAAGCTGGTTTAGAGAATGTCAAGAGTGTGGAAAGGGGAGTCATCAATACAAAGGATGTCTACTTTGGAGAATCCACTGtgtgaaatatatattgatCTGTTAAATGCTTGTTTAGGTTGCTACATGATCCCATTTGTTTTTTCATCATATTGATGTCattactattattctacaatgtggaaaatagtaaaaataaagaaatcccCTACAAagagtaggtgtccaaacttttgactggtactgtagatgTAATAATGTCCTTCAGGTCTAGTTGGTCGTTGTCAATGATTTTATTCCTCTTCTATGTCTGCCAGTTGGTTGTACCGCCATGAGTTGGGGTTGGCCCTAACTGTTGATGCAGGGTCAGCTATTATTTAATCCTCCAAATGTTTACTTTTAGGAcacaggttagggttagattaacTGAGTTGCTCCACTCCATACGATATACATGACAGTAGATGGCTGGGTTTGACAGTGTTTGTATTTGACCAAAGTTTTAATATAAAGTATAGATTTCAGCAATCGAAGCCTTTACATGGATTAAACAGCGACACAGTAAGGACACTTTTTTATGAATAAAGATAGACAGGGCTCAATGTAGTTAGGGGTTCTGTCAGCCCCACATATCGTGGAGTTGAGAAACTCAGCCATCGTTATCTGATTTTTCGTCTGTGATTATAGGTCACTTCTATCTTAATCATTTGTCTCGTGGAGAGTGTACAGACAAGGTATTGTGGAGGGTTATGATTTTTAGTATGGAAGTCCTGAGAGGAAGTGATTATATAAaaatttattaaataatgtacatCAAAATGAAAGGGATCACCTGATTGTCTGTATTCTTCTGTTTGCTTTTTTTTACCACACAATAAAGGATGGATCTTTTAAGTGCCTGAAGATAGCACTGTGTTGATCTCTTGTTTTTCCCCAGCCTGTAGCCACGGGAAGTAGGGGTGCCGCGTGACATTTTGTACGACAGGCCTGTGTTGTTCGCCGGTGTCAATTATGGGAAATGGGCATGTGTCTCCAATTAGTTTGCAAACTGTTCAGTTCCACCATGCAATCAACCATTATCAGTACCCCTACTCATTTGACCGAACAGCTGCCAAGCCTCTGTCCTCTTTCCATTACAACCCTTAGAATTAATACTTATACCAGGGGAGCCTTCATTTCACTTTATCATCTGCTTTGTACCTGACTGACTTACTGAATGTCCAGGAACGACCAAGTggtccaaaatgtttttaacagaTTTGGTGGACTTGGAGTCCAGTGTTGCTTGAAACAACAAGTGACAAATTTAATGGCCAGTTGCCAACCTGACAGCATTCAACAAACACCTTCTGGTTAGTTTAGTTTGAGTatattccacattgtagaaaaatacacagacaatTATGAAATTACACATGAAATCAAGTAGTAACCATAAAAGTGTTAACAGTTCAACATACATTCAATATTCTacgtagccaccctttgccttgatggcAGCTCTGCACACTCTTGGTATTCTCTCAatgtagaaacagaaaaaattaagaaataccattgaatgagtaggtgtgtccaaagagctgtccaaggctacacaaggctggaatgtgctacaagaccattgccaagcagcttggtgagaaggtgacagcAGTTGTTGCGATTATTCGCAGATGgatgaaacacaaaagaactgtctaTCtttctcggtctggggctccatgcaagttcTCACCTCGTGATGTTGCAAtaatcatgagaacggtgaggaatcagcccagaattacacggatggatcttgtcaatgatctcaaggcagctgggaccttagtcacaaagaaaacaattggtaacacactacgccgagaaggactgaaatcctgcagcgcccgcaaggtccccctgctcaagaaagcacatgtacaggcccatctgaagtttgccagtgaacatctgtgattcagaggagaactgggtgaaagtgttgtggtcagatgagaccaaaatcgagctctttggcatcaactcagttcgccgtgtttggaggtgGAGGGTATGCTGCCTacgaccccaagaacaccattcccaccgtcaaacatggaggtggaaacattatgctttgggggtgtttttctgctaagggatgatggacggggccatgtaccgtcaaatcttgcgtgagaacctccttcccttagccagggcattgaaaatgggtcgtgtatgggtattccagcatgacaataacccaaaacacatggccaaggcaaaggagtggctcaagaagaagcacattaaggtcctagaaaatctgtggaaggagctgatggtttgagttgccaaacgtcagcctcgaaaccttaatgacttggagaagatctgcgaagaggagtgggacaaaatccctcctgagatgtgtgcagacctggtggccaactacaagaaacgtctgacctctgtgattgccaacaagggttttgccaccaagtactaagtcatgttttgcagactggtcgaatacttatttcactcattaaaatgtatttataacatttttgaaatgcgtttttctggattattttattctgtccctcactgttCAATTAAAcgtaccattaaaattatagactgatcatttctttgtaagtgggccaatgtacaaaatcagcaggggaccAATAATCTTTTCccttataattttttctttttcatatgAAGATCAAAAACAGTAATGATGAATGATTCACAATATGTTGTTTTATCGTTTCAAATATATCATTTCAATATTTGTGAAACACTATTtttcagaaacagacagataaaATAATCTGGTgtgcttttttttattgcaaatgaaaacaaaaaaagaatacatagaataaacaaaaaaatattattaaacacTAGTcgtgcacacaacacacacttttTAACACTTATCAAAAGACTCATCAAACAGCCCCCAGCACCTAACAGTCCGCCCTCCCAACTCCCCATAGACATGGCCCCCTCCCACCTGATTATATGCTTATtaacatagatttttttaagtaattaatgaaAATCTGTGAATCTGTGAATCTGGCCTAGCATAACACACCAGAGCACTAGTCATGTGTCCATGATCTCCATGTAATTAATACTTGTCCAAAACAACAGATGATACTACTTTATCTTCACACTTTGTAGAATAGGTTTTATGGTTCTGTTCCCCATTTCCGCTGGGGCTTCCCAAGTATGATCCTCCATAAGATATGTCCATGCTATTCTGCCAAATGACACTTGATCAACTGTTTTGCCAAAAGATTCTGTGACATTGTGGGGAGCACCAGGCACCTTGGAATGCCCTTCAATGTGCCTAAACCATCGATTAACAGGAACCCTCCATTCCGCCCAGTCAACAAAACACCTGTCCTCAAGCCCTGAAGGAATTATTCAGTTTTCTTGTTTTCGTGATCTTTGCTGAGTTCGTTAAGGTCTCTCACCTTACTTTGATTATGTTCTCGTAATGTTTTGTCAGGATTTCCAACAATTTGGATCTCCAGTCCAGGACGTCATTGACCAGGATGTCTCCAACTTTACGCAGCTGATACGCACAATCCAGAACGGCTGTGAGATCTTTATGGAAGAGAAAGTAAAGCTTTAGTCAAGCAGTTTTACATAggaa is drawn from Esox lucius isolate fEsoLuc1 chromosome 14, fEsoLuc1.pri, whole genome shotgun sequence and contains these coding sequences:
- the si:dkey-27b3.2 gene encoding Golgi phosphoprotein 3 — encoded protein: MTSLTQRSSGLVQRRTEASRNAAADKERGSEDEDYEPRQDEEEEKGDSKETRLTLMEEVLLLGLKDREGYTSFWNDCISSGLRGCMLIELALRGRLQLEACVIRRKSLLARKVICKSAAPTGDMLLDEALKHIKDTQPPETVQSWIELLSGETWNPLKLHYQLRNVRERLAKNLVEKGVLTTEKQNFLLFDMTTHPLTNDTIKQRLVKKVQESVLDKWVNDPGRFDKRVLALIFLAHSSDVLENAFAPLLDEQYDLAMKRVRLLLDLEPETESAKANANELLWAVVAAFTK